The Oscillatoria acuminata PCC 6304 genomic interval AGCATTAGATGGATTGAAAATTTCTGGAGCATCTGTGTTAGGAATTGTGGCGAATGGGAGCCAACGGTAAGTTTTCAGGTTTTCAGGAAGTCTATCCCTTTTTTGTCACTCTAAGTGGATAAAACCCAGATTCCGCCGGTTTAATATGTCGATTTTTTATTTTTAAAAATCTGGGAACCTCAAGGATTTCAGCGATTTTGTAGAAAATCTAGGGTTTCGATTTTCCTCACCGTAACCGAACCGGAGTTTTTCTGGCTATTGAGAATATTATCAATAAAACGGCACTTTTTGAGTGATTGCTCCGCTGTCTTAAGTTATAAAGTACCGGGTATAGAAAATAGCGGAAAATCTTATAGAGAAGGGTTTTTAGCCATTTTAGAAAAATAGTTGATTCAGCCAAAAAACTTGCGGAGATATTCCGTATAAGCAAAAATACTTAGGGTTTGCTGAAAAAGTTATAAAAAGCAGGGGGGGTAAATGAACAAGAGGCCCCTCTTCCTTCACCAATAAACAGGGCTTTACTTCGATTCTTCAATTCATAGCTAAAATTAATGCTTCGGCATAAAATTACAAGAAATTGGAAAAATTGACACAAAAAAAGACAGTAAAACTGCCTGAGCAGTTTTACCAGGTTGAGCACTAAAAACGTAAGGTTAATAGAGGTTTCTGAAGTCTGAGATAGTTTAGACATGACTAGATTCAGACTGAATCTTCTTTTACCCTGTCCAAATTTCCCTTCAATTTCATTGCGAATGCGCTCGTCTTTTTGTGCTTGTTTTTTATCTTGAAGGCTAACTTGGGTTCGCGGTCTACCTAATGGCGGACCGCTGAGTCTAATTCCTCTTTCTTTACACCAAGCTCTATTGACTCGGGTGCGATAAATTTTATCGGCGTGAACCGATTCCGGGTAAAATCCCGTCAATTCTTTGTACGCCTCTACTTGACTAATAAAATCTCCACTTTCATTATAGTTTTCCCAGCTAATTTTTTCGAGTAATACATATCCTTCTACACAACTAACTGATAACTTCGCTCCGAATTCCGTAGGACTTCCTGCTTTACCTCGGACGATTGGACGGACATGAGGTTGTGTTAAACTGACAATCCGATTGTCGATTCTTTTTTGATTATTTGACCACATCAAATCCTGTTGACGATAAATTTCGGCGGAGACTAATAAATTCCTGTATCGCCTTTTGCTTATGAGTTCTAGACTGGCTCCTTTCTCCATTAACTTGTCAATATGTCCCAAATTCCGCTTGATATATTGCAGTTGTTTTTTAACGGCTTCTTTCCTTTCTTTTCCAGAGGACTTCCTCTTTTTGGCAAAATTTAAATAATCTTTTCTAGCCTTTTCCCTGTAAGTTCTTGGTTTTTTGTCTAGGTTATCCTTCAGGGACTTATATAATAGGTCTATGATCAGTTCGGTGGTTTTTCTCGCTTGATTTAACAGCTCCACATCCGTGGGGTATTTGATATCGGCAGGAGCAACCGTTGCATCCATTAATAGCCGGCCTCTATTTCCTGGCGGGTTTTCGGCGTCTTCTAACTTTTTTGTGCTGGGGTCCTCCGGCTTAAATTCTAGGCTTTGTTGAACAATTCTCCGATTGATTTTTTGAAGCAGAGCCGGACTAATTCTTTGACGAAAATGAACCATCATTGAAGGGTCAAAAGGTGCTTCATTCTGATAGCTATTTCGCCCAATAAAATACTGTAAATAAGGATTTTCTTGGATTTGTTCAACGGTTTCTCGGTCACTGAGCTTCAATTTTTCTTTGATGATTAAAGCGGCCAGGGCTATCCTAAAAGATTTGGCTGGCGCTCCCATGTCTTCTGAGAAATTCTGGGCATATTCTGCCTCAAATTCAGACCAGGGAATTAGCTTCGATAGAACTATCCAACGATTCTCTTCACACAGCTGGCCCTCAAAGGGAAGTTCAAAGGCTCCTTCTGGCCCCAGGGCTTTTTGTGATTTTCGATACATTTTCCCTTCACCGATGCACAACAATTTCCAATTTTACCCCTTTTTCCTGTCTTTTGTGTCCGGGCAATACTTTTTAAAGCCTTTTCCCATAAGAGTTTCGCGGTTTTTCAGCAAGCCCTACTTATGCGAAATGTGGGTTATAACTTTTTCATCAAACCCTAGATATAGCGTATTAGTATTGCTCACTACGCTATCTGTCTGAAAATGACCTTAAACCTCTTGACAGGGAAGGATGACTTTTTGCTGAAGTTGACGCCAGTGGAAAGGAATCGCCTTGCTGAAGTTGACACCAGTGGAAAGCGAATCGCCCCTCCAGAGATAGTGGTAATGAGTAAGTCTTGCTACGGTTAAGTTAGGTTAACAATCACTGCACGGGCTTTACTTTTGTGTAATACTACATCTGAGTCTGTGATGTCTAAAAAACTCGACAGGCAATGTAGGGTGAAAGATTACAGTATAGAGCCTCTCCTGAGCGAGCTGAAGAGAGAGAAAATCAGGCTTTTCGTAACCAGATTGGGATTGGGTATAACATCAAAATTAACCTTCTCAGTGTCCCTTTAAAGCAGCATTGAGAAGGTTAATCTGGGGTGTAATTTAGGAATTATGCCATCATACCAGACTTGTCGTTCTGGCAATGACTTTTCTGGAGGAAGCTTAGGAGGCTTGACCTTCTTTTCGACGTCGGGAGAAAGCCATCGCACCCGCTACGAGTCCTAAACCAAGTAAGCTGGCGGGTTCAGGTACAGATACTTGAGCTAATTTAGCTGACACGATAAAGTCATCGTAGTCGTGATCTCCAAAAAGACCGTTATCTTCAAAGAACAACTTGAGACCCGAGAACAAGTCACCTTCAAACAAGACGCGATCGCTTGCCTTGACAGTTCTGTCATTGAAAAGCGGATCGTAGTTATTGTCGCCTATGGTTACCTGCTTATTCCACCTCGGGTCATTGAACGGGTTATTGAGCGCACTGGTGGAGTAAACCGTATTAGCTAGATCTCCACGAGTGCGACTTTGTGTTACATGGTAGCTGTTCAGAACCAAAGAGTATTCCGTATCTGCCTTGAAGGTGAAACTCGAAAAGGCATTCTCAACTGCCAGACCAGTACCTGCTGTTCCTTTACTGTCATTCTCCAGCCCACTTCCGAAATTGGCATTGAGAGTTTCAGAAATCAGAAGCGTTTCTAATCCAGTAGATAGATCTTTAACCCCGAAGTCACCGAACCACCACCCGTGGGATTGAACAAAGTTAAAGTCAATAGTCGTATCGGTATCGAACAGGATGCCGCTGTTGCCAAATGTAAAAGCGTCGGCAGGTGCTACAGAGGCTAGGCTGAAGAAAGTGGTTGCTGCTGCTACAGATAGAATGTTTCGTTGGAAGTTCATTTTTCTTGCCCTCAGTTATTTTTACTTATGCTGACAGATGTCTTACCCTTGATGTCTTAACCCTTTGGGTCCTGAAGTATTTTTTTGAATGATTGCTTGCGACTGGCCTTGGGGGAATCGCAGGAAAGTAATATTGTGCTTTTTTCTTTCCTACTTTCTATTAAGCCATGAAATCTTTCCTCCTTCCATGATCGAGATCACAGCTTTAATAACTCTTTAAATTTCCCCCTGAATTACGTGTAATTACGGAGTGATTTAACTGATATAATTTCCTTTCCCCAAAATAAAATCAAAGGAGAAATTCATCTGTTGAAGCTGTTCGTGAAGCGTTGGCAAAGGAGAATCTCCTCACCTAACCTACAGCGGCATTTGATTCCTAACCCTTGCAGAGGGCATAGCTACCTCACCGGAATTTGAATCTTGATCTTTATCTGTATTGGGAATTGGGCAGAATTTGGACCCTGGAGCCAATTTCTGCCCCGGTTTCCTAGAACAATCAATCGGGAGATAGGGGGAAATACGGAGATTAAAGGCCCGATCGCCGCTTCATCCCCAGCTCTATTCTCCCCCAGTTCCCCCCTTTTTTCAAGATTTTCTAGGTGGATGGTGCGGCAGTCTCGGTTTCACTCTTTGCCGATCGCCGTTCTTCCGCCGTCGCCATCACCTCATCCATTTTCTCCAGAATCTCCCCTGGATAATTCTCTAACACCTTCGTAGTCAGAGAAATCCGCCCTTTCCACTCATCCAACTCCGCAATCACGACTTTAATGGGTTGTCCGACTTGAAACACCGTCTGGAGAGACGCCACATATTTTTGACTGATCTGATTGATATGGAGCAACCCCGTCACTCCATTCAGGTCTACAAAGACCCCAAATGGCTTGAGTCCCACCACTTCACCTTCCACTAGTTGACCCACGACCAGTTGACCCATGCGCTTGGCACGAGCTTGTAGGCGCTGAGATAGCACCAACTTATTCCGATCGCGATCGGCCTCCAAAATCGTAGCACTCAGATTCTGCCCGATGAGCTGCTCCAAATTCCCTCGCTCGCTGAGGTGCGATCGCGGAATAAAACCGCGCAACCCTTCCACATTAACCGTGACCCCACCCTTATTCACACCAATCACCCGGACTGGCACCGATTCATTATTCTCTTGCACCTGAGCTAAATGCTCCCAGACTTTCCGCAATTCCATCTGGCGAATTGACACCTTGACTTGACCTTCGTCATTCGGTTCGCTGACGATTAAAAAGTCCCGTTCCTCGTCGATCGGTACAATTTCCGCCAGATTGCTGACCGGCTTTACAGAAGCTTCCGCCAAGGGGAGAAAGGCTGCCGATTTACCCCCAATATCAATATAGGCCCCTTCAGAAACATATTCAAAGGCTTTACCACGGACTTTCTGACCTTTACGAAAGTCATAATCTTGTTGTTCG includes:
- a CDS encoding IS5 family transposase, which translates into the protein MYRKSQKALGPEGAFELPFEGQLCEENRWIVLSKLIPWSEFEAEYAQNFSEDMGAPAKSFRIALAALIIKEKLKLSDRETVEQIQENPYLQYFIGRNSYQNEAPFDPSMMVHFRQRISPALLQKINRRIVQQSLEFKPEDPSTKKLEDAENPPGNRGRLLMDATVAPADIKYPTDVELLNQARKTTELIIDLLYKSLKDNLDKKPRTYREKARKDYLNFAKKRKSSGKERKEAVKKQLQYIKRNLGHIDKLMEKGASLELISKRRYRNLLVSAEIYRQQDLMWSNNQKRIDNRIVSLTQPHVRPIVRGKAGSPTEFGAKLSVSCVEGYVLLEKISWENYNESGDFISQVEAYKELTGFYPESVHADKIYRTRVNRAWCKERGIRLSGPPLGRPRTQVSLQDKKQAQKDERIRNEIEGKFGQGKRRFSLNLVMSKLSQTSETSINLTFLVLNLVKLLRQFYCLFLCQFFQFLVILCRSINFSYELKNRSKALFIGEGRGASCSFTPPAFYNFFSKP
- a CDS encoding PEP-CTERM sorting domain-containing protein, with amino-acid sequence MNFQRNILSVAAATTFFSLASVAPADAFTFGNSGILFDTDTTIDFNFVQSHGWWFGDFGVKDLSTGLETLLISETLNANFGSGLENDSKGTAGTGLAVENAFSSFTFKADTEYSLVLNSYHVTQSRTRGDLANTVYSTSALNNPFNDPRWNKQVTIGDNNYDPLFNDRTVKASDRVLFEGDLFSGLKLFFEDNGLFGDHDYDDFIVSAKLAQVSVPEPASLLGLGLVAGAMAFSRRRKEGQAS
- a CDS encoding S1 RNA-binding domain-containing protein; its protein translation is MNSNSSRSQKAQPSFSAEDFAKALEQQDYDFRKGQKVRGKAFEYVSEGAYIDIGGKSAAFLPLAEASVKPVSNLAEIVPIDEERDFLIVSEPNDEGQVKVSIRQMELRKVWEHLAQVQENNESVPVRVIGVNKGGVTVNVEGLRGFIPRSHLSERGNLEQLIGQNLSATILEADRDRNKLVLSQRLQARAKRMGQLVVGQLVEGEVVGLKPFGVFVDLNGVTGLLHINQISQKYVASLQTVFQVGQPIKVVIAELDEWKGRISLTTKVLENYPGEILEKMDEVMATAEERRSAKSETETAAPST